From a region of the Poecile atricapillus isolate bPoeAtr1 chromosome 16, bPoeAtr1.hap1, whole genome shotgun sequence genome:
- the MYO1H gene encoding unconventional myosin-Ih — protein sequence MEGALIARDKVGVQDFVLLDSHTSEAAFLNNLRKRYQENLIYTYIGSLLVSVNPYQELDIYTVTQMQLYRGVNFFELPPHLYAIADNAYRVMCNEYNNHFILISGESGAGKTEASKKILQYYAVTCPTTEQLQTVRDRLLLSNPVLEAFGNAKTLRNDNSSRFGKYMDIQFDFKGAPVGGHILSYLIEKSRVVHQNHGERNFHIFYQLLEGGDKDLLCWLGLERNPQKYTYLIQGRCAKVFSINDKNDWKIVRKAFSIIDFTEKDMEHLFGIVATVLHLGNIQFEEDSNGHAIIRDGSQIKWISKLLGAHLSILQEALTHRKIEARSEEVLSPLNVDLAFYARDAVAKAIYGRTFTWLVNKINGSLANKDSTKKTVIGLLDIYGFEVLDTNSFEQFCINYCNEKLQQLLIEMTLKAEQEEYELEGIEWEPIPYFNNKIICDLVEQKHKGIISILDEECLRPGEATDLSFLEKLEEKVGDHAHFVTRKLADQKTRKSIDFVDFRLLHYAGEVTYCAVGFLEKNNDLLYRNLKEVLCNSKNYIIRECFLLSELDNRRRPETVATQFKNSLTSLIEILMSKEPSYIRCIKPNENKEPGKFDDFLIRHQVKYLGLMEHLRVRRAGFAYRRKYELFLQRYKSLCPATWPHWHGPAAEGVERLIKHIGYKPEEYKLGRTKIFIRFPKTLFATEDAFEYRKHLLLSRLQAKYKGFLGKREYQKKRKAAIKLEACWRGALARRAAKKRTWAVQIIRKFINGFINRKKPLCPENRDFVRLSQYYYLMKLRDHLPKNVLDQSWLQPPSILEETSEMLRKICMRNLVRKYCRGLTAERKVQLQQKVVTSAVFSGKKEGYLESLSQPFLETRLKENDLNPKVLQLIRGEIIKYVTPVIKYDRNGFKARERLLVLTQSSAYVVEMAKIKQKIEYSTLKGISTSNLSDGIVVIHVPEDNKQKGDVILQCEHVFETVTKLCILANKQSVVKVVKGSLRFRIGSGKEGTMVFTVGPEPQVFKDKTGQLTVVSTPRKS from the exons ATGGAAGGGGCTCTGATAGCCCGGGACAAGGTCGGGGTGCAGGATTTTGTCCTCCTGGATTCCCACACCAGCGAGGCTGCCTTCCTCAACAACCTTCGGAAGCGCTACCAGGAGAACCTCATCTAc ACCTACATTGGCTCTCTGCTGGTGTCTGTGAACCCCTACCAGGAGCTGGACATTTACACAGTGACCCAGATGCAGCTTTATCGGGGCGTGAACTTCTTTGAGCTGCCCCCACACCT ctATGCCATAGCTGACAACGCCTACAGGGTGATGTGCAACGAGTACAACAACCACTTCATCCTCATCTCTGGGGAGAGTGGGGCTGGGAAGACAGAGGCATCCAAGAAGATCCTGCAGTACTACGCAGTCACCTGTCCCACCACGGAGCAGCTCCAGACTGTCCGGGACCGGCTCCTGCTCTCCAACCCTGTCCTCGAG GCTTTTGGGAATGCAAAAACCCTGCGCAACGACAACTCCAGCAGATTTGGGAAGTACATGGATATCCAGTTTGATTTTAAG GGAGCCCCAGTGGGAGGGCACATCCTCAGCTACCTGATTGAAAAATCACGAGTTGTCCACCAAAACCACGGAGAGAGGAATTTCCATATTTTCTACCAGCTGCTGGAAGGGGGAGACAAGGACCTGCTCTGCTGGCTCGGGCTGGAGCGCAACCCCCAGAAGTACACGTACCTCATCCAG GGTCGATGTGCCAAAGTGTTTTCTATAAATGACAAGAATGACTGGAAAATAGTCCGGAAAGCTTTTTCCATCATTGATTTCACTGAAAAAGATATGGAG CATCTCTTTGGAATCGTTGCCACTGTCCTGCACCTTGGGAACATCCAGTTTGAAGAGGACAGCAATGGCCACGCCATCATCCGCGACGGGTCCCAGATCAAGTGGATTTCCAAG ctcctgggtgcTCACCTGTCCATCCTGCAGGAAGCTCTCACCCACAGGAAGATTGAAGCCAGATCCGAGGAG GTGCTCAGCCCGCTGAACGTGGATCTGGCGTTCTACGCCCGGGACGCCGTAGCAAAGGCAATTTATGGAAGGACTTTCACTTGGCTCGTCAACAAAATCAATGGCTCCCTTGCCAACAAG GACTCGACTAAGAAAACAGTGATTGGCCTGCTGGATATTTATGGCTTTGAAGTGCTGGACACAAACAG CTTTGAGCAGTTCTGCATTAATTACTGCAACgagaagctgcagcagctgctgattgAGATGACCctgaaagcagagcaggaggagtaTGAGCTGGAAGGCATTGAG tggGAACCAATCCCGTATTTTAACAACAAAATCATCTGTGACTTGGTTGAACAGAAGCACAAAGGAATAATCTCCATCCTG GATGAGGAATGTTTACGGCCTGGGGAAGCGACTGATTTGAGCTTCTTGGAAAAGCTGGAGGAGAAAGTAGGAGACCATGCCCACTTCGTGAC GCGCAAGCTGGCGGATCAGAAAACGCGGAAATCCATCGACTTCGTGGATTTCCGCCTCCTCCACTACGCAGGAGAGGTCACCTACTGTGCTGTGG GATTTCTGGAGAAGAACAATGATCTGCTGTACAGAAACCTGAAGGAG GTGCTGTGCAACTCCAAGAACTACATCATCAGGGAATGTTTCCTCCTGTCAGAACTGGACAACAGGAGGAGACCAGAGACT GTTGCAACCCAGTTCAAGAACAGTCTGACGAGTCTGATCGAAATCCTGATGTCCAAGGAGCCCTCGTACATCCGCTGCATCAAACCCAATGAGAACAAGGAGCCTG GGAAGTTTGATGATTTCCTGATCCGACACCAGGTGAAGTACCTGGGGCTGATGGAGCACCTGCGGGTGAGACGGGCCGGCTTCGCGTACCGGCGCAAGTACGAGCTCTTCCTGCAAAG GTACAAAAGTCTCTGTCCAGCTACCTGGCCACACTGGCACGGGCCAGCAGCAGAGGGTGTGGAGAGACTCATCAAACACATTGGTTACAAGCCTGAGGAATACAAATTAGGAAG aaccaaaatattcatCCGTTTCCCAAAGACCCTGTTTGCCACAGAAGATGCCTTTGAGTACAGAAAGCACCTGCTGC TTTCAAGACTCCAGGCCAAATATAAAGGATTCCTCGGGAAAAGAGAGTACcagaagaagaggaaagcag CAATCAAGCTGGAGGCCTGTTGGAGAGGAGCCCTGGCACGGAGGGCAGCCAAGAAGAGGACGTGGGCAGTGCAGATCATCAGGAA GTTCATAAACGGCTTCATCAATCGGAAGAAACCCCTTTGCCCAGAGAACAGGGACTTTGTGAGGCTTTCACAGTACTACTACCTGATGAAGCTCCGAGACCACCTCCCAAAAAACGTCTTGGACCAGAGCTGGCTCCAGCCCCCCTCGATCCTGGAAGAG ACATCCGAGATGCTCCGGAAAATCTGCATGAGGAACCTGGTGAGGAAATACTGCCGAGGGCTCACGGCTGAGAGGAAAGTGCAG ctgcagcagaaggtGGTGACCAGCGCTGTTTTCAGCGGGAAGAAGGAAGGGTACCTGGAGAGCCTCAGCCAGCCCTTCCTGGAGACGCGCCTGA AAGAGAATGACCTAAACCCCAAAGTGCTGCAGCTCATCCGTGGGGAGATCATCAAG TATGTGACCCCCGTGATAAAATATGACAGGAACGGGTTCAAGGCACGGGAGCGGCTCCTGGTGCTGACCCAGAGCTCGGCCTACGTGGTGGAGATGGCCAAGATCAAACAGAAAATCGAGTATTCCACACTGAAAG GGATCTCCACCAGTAACCTGAGTGATGGGATCGTGGTCATTCATGTTCCTGAGGACAACAAGCAGAAG GGAGATGTGATACTGCAGTGTGAGCACGTCTTTGAGACAGTGACCAAGCTCTGCATATTGGCCAACAAGCAAAGCGTCGTTAAAGTGGTGAAGGGAAG CCTCCGGTTCCGCATCGGCTCCGGGAAGGAGGGGACCATGGTGTTCACTGTGGGGCCAGAGCCTCAGGTCTTCAAGGACAAAACTGGACAGCTCACAGTG GTGTCAACCCCGAGAAAGTCTTGA
- the KCTD10 gene encoding BTB/POZ domain-containing adapter for CUL3-mediated RhoA degradation protein 3 isoform X1 yields the protein MEEMSGESVVSSAVPAAATRTTSFKGSSPSSKYVKLNVGGALYYTTMQTLTKQDTMLKAMFSGRMEVLTDSEGWILIDRCGKHFGTILNYLRDGAVPLPESRREIEELLAEAKYYLVQGLVDECQAALQNKDAYEPFCKVPVITSSKEEQKLIATSNKPAVKLLYNRSNNKYSYTSNSDDNMLKNIELFDKLSLRFNGRVLFIKDVIGDEICCWSFYGQGRKIAEVCCTSIVYATEKKQTKVEFPEARIYEETLNILLYESQDGRGPDNALLEATGGAAGRSHHLEEDEERERIERVRRIHIKRPDDRAHLHQ from the exons ATG GAAGAGATGTCGGGAGAGAGCGTGGTGAGCTCAGCAGTGCCGGCGGCCGCGACGCGCACGACGTCCTTcaaggggagcagccccagctccaagTACGTGAAGCTGAACGTGGGAGGGGCCCTGTACTACACCACCATGCAGACCCTGACCAAGCAGGACACCATGCTCAAGGCCATGTTCAGCGGGCGCATGGAAGTGCTCACGGACAGCGAAG gctggatCCTGATTGACCGCTGTGGGAAGCACTTTGGGACAATCCTGAACTACCTGCGGGACGGAGCCGTGCCGCTCCCCGAGAGCCGCCGGGAGAtcgaggagctgctggctgaggcCAAGTACTACCTGGTGCAGGGGCTGGTGGATGAATGccaggcagccctgcag AACAAGGACGCGTACGAGCCCTTCTGCAAGGTCCCGGTCATCACCTCCTCCAAGGAGGAGCAGAAGCTGATTGCAACCTCCAACAAG CCAGCTGTGAAGCTTCTCTATAACAGAAGCAACAACAAATATTCCTACACCAG CAACTCCGATGACAACATGCTGAAGAACATTGAGCTCTTTGACAAGCTGTCCCTGAGGTTCAACGGGAGGGTGCTGTTCATCAAGGATGTCATTGGGGATGAGATCTGCTGCTGGTCCTTCTACGGGCAGGGCCGCAAGATCGCCGAGGTCTGCTGCACCTCCATCGTTTATGCCACCGAGAAAAAGCAGACCAAG GTGGAGTTCCCAGAAGCCCGAATTTATGAGGAGACCCTGAACATTCTGCTGTACGAATCCCAGGATGGGAGGGGGCCGGACAATGCCCTCCTGGAAGCcacaggaggggctgcagggcgTTCCCACCACctggaggaggacgaggagcgGGAGCGCATCGAGCGCGTGCGGAGGATCCACATCAAGCGCCCGGACGACAGGGCCCACCTGCACCAGTGA
- the KCTD10 gene encoding BTB/POZ domain-containing adapter for CUL3-mediated RhoA degradation protein 3 isoform X2 gives MSGESVVSSAVPAAATRTTSFKGSSPSSKYVKLNVGGALYYTTMQTLTKQDTMLKAMFSGRMEVLTDSEGWILIDRCGKHFGTILNYLRDGAVPLPESRREIEELLAEAKYYLVQGLVDECQAALQNKDAYEPFCKVPVITSSKEEQKLIATSNKPAVKLLYNRSNNKYSYTSNSDDNMLKNIELFDKLSLRFNGRVLFIKDVIGDEICCWSFYGQGRKIAEVCCTSIVYATEKKQTKVEFPEARIYEETLNILLYESQDGRGPDNALLEATGGAAGRSHHLEEDEERERIERVRRIHIKRPDDRAHLHQ, from the exons ATGTCGGGAGAGAGCGTGGTGAGCTCAGCAGTGCCGGCGGCCGCGACGCGCACGACGTCCTTcaaggggagcagccccagctccaagTACGTGAAGCTGAACGTGGGAGGGGCCCTGTACTACACCACCATGCAGACCCTGACCAAGCAGGACACCATGCTCAAGGCCATGTTCAGCGGGCGCATGGAAGTGCTCACGGACAGCGAAG gctggatCCTGATTGACCGCTGTGGGAAGCACTTTGGGACAATCCTGAACTACCTGCGGGACGGAGCCGTGCCGCTCCCCGAGAGCCGCCGGGAGAtcgaggagctgctggctgaggcCAAGTACTACCTGGTGCAGGGGCTGGTGGATGAATGccaggcagccctgcag AACAAGGACGCGTACGAGCCCTTCTGCAAGGTCCCGGTCATCACCTCCTCCAAGGAGGAGCAGAAGCTGATTGCAACCTCCAACAAG CCAGCTGTGAAGCTTCTCTATAACAGAAGCAACAACAAATATTCCTACACCAG CAACTCCGATGACAACATGCTGAAGAACATTGAGCTCTTTGACAAGCTGTCCCTGAGGTTCAACGGGAGGGTGCTGTTCATCAAGGATGTCATTGGGGATGAGATCTGCTGCTGGTCCTTCTACGGGCAGGGCCGCAAGATCGCCGAGGTCTGCTGCACCTCCATCGTTTATGCCACCGAGAAAAAGCAGACCAAG GTGGAGTTCCCAGAAGCCCGAATTTATGAGGAGACCCTGAACATTCTGCTGTACGAATCCCAGGATGGGAGGGGGCCGGACAATGCCCTCCTGGAAGCcacaggaggggctgcagggcgTTCCCACCACctggaggaggacgaggagcgGGAGCGCATCGAGCGCGTGCGGAGGATCCACATCAAGCGCCCGGACGACAGGGCCCACCTGCACCAGTGA